The following coding sequences are from one Mycolicibacterium aichiense window:
- a CDS encoding nuclear transport factor 2 family protein, producing MSDTLESLVRRVKTLEDERDIARLIASYGPLVDSGDPDAVAALWAVDGGYDTGDWQMSSRDDVAAMVRSEEHRGLIARGCCHFFGPPAVTVDGDEAVAICQSMLLVRRESRGFAVARAGVHLIRLQRADHGWEIVSRTARQLDGSGQAMTLIAEGLAR from the coding sequence GTGAGCGATACCCTGGAGAGCCTCGTCCGACGCGTGAAAACCCTGGAGGACGAACGCGATATCGCCCGTCTCATTGCCTCCTACGGCCCACTGGTCGACTCCGGTGACCCGGACGCGGTCGCCGCGCTGTGGGCCGTCGACGGCGGCTACGACACCGGCGACTGGCAGATGTCCAGCCGCGACGACGTCGCCGCCATGGTGCGCTCGGAGGAGCATCGGGGCTTGATCGCCCGCGGTTGCTGCCACTTCTTCGGCCCGCCCGCGGTCACCGTCGACGGCGACGAGGCCGTCGCGATCTGCCAGTCGATGCTGCTGGTGCGCCGGGAGTCCCGCGGCTTCGCCGTCGCCCGGGCCGGCGTGCACCTCATCCGCCTGCAGCGCGCCGACCACGGGTGGGAGATCGTCAGTCGCACCGCCCGCCAACTCGACGGCAGCGGTCAGGCCATGACCCTGATCGCGGAAGGACTCGCCCGATGA
- a CDS encoding LLM class F420-dependent oxidoreductase encodes MRIGLSTPMVMQLPGVSSAWEITGGVDDLARIAHTADELGFDHLTCAEHVAVPVGDGAQRGLTYWDPLSTFGFLAAHTTRISLTTSVVVLGYHHPLDIAKRFGTLDRLSGGRLVLGVGVGSLAEEFALLGAAFDERGERADDAIRALRASLSTTRPSYRGSHYEFDGFAVEPCAVQERVPILVGGRTLRSLRRAVRLAEGWIPFGLNSTEIESMLAKESVPPDFEVVLSTGHAVDPTADRDRTAKRLIALRDAGATAITCSVSADSPEHYCDQLAALRNLADEL; translated from the coding sequence GTGCGGATCGGACTGTCGACGCCGATGGTGATGCAGCTGCCCGGGGTGTCCTCCGCGTGGGAGATCACCGGCGGAGTCGACGACCTGGCCCGGATCGCCCACACCGCCGACGAGCTTGGCTTCGACCACCTCACCTGCGCCGAACACGTCGCAGTCCCCGTCGGCGACGGAGCGCAGCGCGGCCTGACCTACTGGGATCCGCTCTCGACATTCGGCTTCCTGGCCGCCCACACCACCCGGATCTCGCTGACGACATCGGTGGTGGTGCTGGGCTATCACCATCCGCTGGACATCGCCAAGCGGTTCGGGACGTTGGACCGGCTCAGCGGAGGCCGGCTGGTGCTCGGGGTGGGTGTCGGGTCGCTGGCCGAGGAATTCGCACTCCTGGGCGCAGCCTTCGACGAGCGCGGTGAACGCGCCGACGATGCGATCCGCGCACTGCGCGCGTCGCTGTCGACCACCCGACCGTCCTACCGCGGCAGCCACTACGAGTTCGACGGGTTCGCCGTCGAGCCCTGCGCCGTGCAGGAGCGGGTGCCGATTCTGGTGGGCGGGCGCACCCTGCGATCGTTGCGCCGCGCGGTCCGGTTGGCCGAGGGGTGGATTCCGTTCGGCCTCAACAGCACCGAGATCGAGTCGATGCTCGCCAAGGAGAGTGTGCCACCGGACTTCGAGGTGGTGCTCTCGACCGGCCACGCCGTCGACCCGACCGCCGACCGCGACCGAACGGCCAAGCGGCTCATCGCATTACGTGACGCAGGCGCCACTGCAATCACCTGCTCGGTGAGCGCCGACTCCCCCGAGCACTATTGCGACCAGCTCGCCGCGCTCCGGAACCTGGCCGACGAACTGTAG
- a CDS encoding IclR family transcriptional regulator has protein sequence MTAALTDTAPASMLDRFTAIIDAFDDTSAGLTLDQIAARAHLPRSTTHRILDQLVRLQWLTHSGRGYRLGARTSAWGTGDSADVRLRSVAAPVLHELQVRTGAVVHLGLLDRGEVVHLDKLGGPSARQVPTSVGVRIPAHRVALGVAALAGLSPEDVVAELSYVQGWEPDATWWGELHKVRRRVVVRHGDYAGPMVSVAATVGSRAAIGLVTSDRVLAQRCQPLVAASAARIARALAGANN, from the coding sequence ATGACCGCGGCTCTCACCGACACCGCGCCGGCCTCGATGCTCGACCGGTTCACGGCCATCATCGACGCGTTCGACGACACGTCGGCAGGCCTCACGCTGGACCAGATCGCCGCACGGGCGCATCTGCCGCGCTCGACCACGCACCGCATCCTCGACCAGCTGGTGCGGCTGCAATGGCTGACGCACTCGGGTCGCGGGTACCGGCTCGGCGCGCGCACCTCGGCGTGGGGCACCGGCGACAGTGCCGATGTCCGGCTGCGGTCGGTGGCGGCGCCGGTGCTGCACGAGCTTCAGGTGCGCACTGGTGCGGTGGTGCATCTTGGTCTGCTCGACCGGGGTGAGGTCGTCCACCTGGACAAGCTGGGCGGGCCGTCGGCGCGCCAGGTGCCGACGTCGGTCGGCGTGCGGATCCCGGCCCACCGGGTGGCGCTGGGCGTCGCCGCGCTGGCCGGGTTGTCGCCGGAGGACGTGGTCGCCGAGCTGAGTTATGTCCAGGGCTGGGAGCCCGACGCGACCTGGTGGGGCGAACTGCACAAGGTCCGCCGCCGCGTCGTCGTCCGTCACGGTGACTACGCAGGCCCGATGGTGTCGGTGGCCGCCACGGTCGGTTCGCGTGCCGCGATCGGACTGGTCACCTCCGACCGGGTGCTCGCGCAGCGATGTCAGCCACTGGTCGCCGCATCGGCGGCGCGGATCGCCCGCGCGCTGGCGGGCGCGAACAACTAG
- a CDS encoding HNH endonuclease signature motif containing protein, whose translation MSGIDVMREARDRYLECVSAVDLDELSPADRFVVLEEWESALRHQIALSHALISRLEQVEGCPPVPITLADVLRISPREAKRRIRDAQQLAPRRALTGEPLPPLLPETSKAWHEGQLDGEHLRVIQKFFRDLPDHLAPVEVEKAEKSLADKAAVLRPDQLEKVAHRLALHLNPDGTFSDEDRARKRGFVWCGGQQVDGMSVGRLVADPELRSLVDAWMAKFAAPGMCNPADESPTTTPTDEVAERDARSYGQRQHDALKTLLRVSLGDPKFGQHNGLPVTVIVSATLQDIQAKTGHGVTAAGTLLPISEVIRLGAHAYHYLALFDQVDGRGLWLGRTKRVASADQRIMLHSKERGCTRPGCDAPGYLAEVHHVDEWATGGLTNIDKLTFACRPDHRLLDQGWRTRKLANGDTEWIPPPELPMLHRGTNDYHHPEQLLGNDGDPPPEYTGDPAA comes from the coding sequence GTGAGTGGGATCGATGTCATGCGGGAGGCGCGCGATCGATACCTGGAGTGCGTGTCCGCCGTCGATCTCGATGAGCTTTCCCCCGCTGACCGTTTCGTGGTGCTCGAGGAGTGGGAGTCCGCACTACGTCATCAGATCGCGCTCTCTCACGCACTGATTTCTCGGCTGGAACAGGTTGAAGGCTGCCCGCCGGTGCCGATCACCTTGGCCGATGTGCTGCGGATCAGTCCGCGAGAAGCCAAGCGCCGGATTCGGGATGCCCAACAATTGGCACCCCGCCGAGCGTTGACCGGCGAGCCGCTGCCGCCACTGCTGCCGGAAACCTCGAAGGCATGGCACGAGGGGCAGCTCGACGGCGAACACCTCCGGGTGATCCAGAAGTTTTTCCGCGACCTGCCCGATCACCTGGCTCCGGTCGAGGTCGAGAAGGCCGAGAAGTCACTGGCCGACAAGGCGGCGGTGTTGCGGCCCGATCAGCTCGAAAAAGTGGCCCATCGGTTGGCCCTGCATCTCAACCCTGACGGGACATTCTCCGACGAAGACCGGGCCCGCAAGCGCGGATTCGTCTGGTGCGGCGGCCAGCAGGTCGACGGCATGAGTGTGGGCCGATTGGTCGCCGACCCCGAACTGCGGTCGCTGGTCGACGCCTGGATGGCAAAGTTCGCCGCACCGGGAATGTGCAATCCGGCCGACGAGAGCCCGACCACCACCCCAACCGACGAAGTCGCCGAGCGGGATGCGCGCAGCTATGGCCAACGTCAGCACGATGCGCTCAAGACCCTGCTACGAGTGTCGTTGGGCGATCCGAAGTTCGGCCAGCACAACGGGTTACCGGTCACGGTGATCGTGTCGGCGACCCTGCAGGACATTCAGGCCAAGACCGGGCATGGGGTCACCGCGGCCGGCACGTTGCTGCCGATCTCGGAGGTCATCCGGCTCGGCGCCCACGCGTATCACTATCTGGCCCTGTTCGACCAAGTTGACGGCCGCGGGTTGTGGCTGGGCCGCACCAAACGCGTCGCCTCGGCCGATCAGCGAATCATGCTGCACAGCAAGGAACGTGGCTGCACGCGCCCCGGATGTGACGCACCGGGCTATCTCGCCGAGGTGCACCACGTCGACGAATGGGCCACTGGCGGCCTGACCAACATCGACAAGCTCACTTTCGCTTGCCGGCCCGACCACCGGCTACTCGACCAAGGCTGGAGAACTCGAAAGCTCGCCAATGGCGACACCGAGTGGATTCCCCCACCCGAACTGCCCATGCTGCATCGCGGCACCAACGACTATCACCACCCCGAGCAACTACTCGGCAACGACGGCGACCCGCCGCCCGAATACACCGGCGATCCGGCCGCCTAG
- a CDS encoding SDR family NAD(P)-dependent oxidoreductase: MSYAKYGPWAVIAGGSEGVGAEFARLLAESGVNLVLVARKPEPLEVTAAKCREVGVEVRTVATDLVYPSAIAEVTASTDGLDVGLFIYNAGANTCSAEFLDADLADFHRVIDLNITTMMALTQHYGRQMRERRRGGILLVGSMSGYLGSVRHTVYGGVKAYGRIFAEGLWLELRDHGVDVLELVLGVTRTPAMERVGLNFDVPGMRVADPADVAREGLEQLPNGPVFVAGGNAEDVARRNDPDRTKVVAGAHRMMQKLMGLT, from the coding sequence GTGTCCTATGCGAAATATGGTCCATGGGCGGTGATCGCCGGCGGTTCTGAAGGCGTGGGCGCCGAATTCGCCCGCCTGTTGGCCGAGTCGGGCGTGAATCTCGTTCTGGTAGCGCGTAAACCGGAACCACTCGAGGTGACCGCTGCCAAATGTCGCGAGGTTGGTGTCGAAGTACGCACTGTGGCAACCGATCTCGTCTACCCGTCCGCGATCGCAGAGGTGACCGCGTCCACCGACGGGCTCGACGTGGGCTTGTTCATCTACAACGCGGGCGCGAACACCTGTAGTGCCGAGTTTCTCGACGCCGATCTCGCGGATTTTCACCGGGTCATCGATCTGAACATCACCACGATGATGGCGCTGACGCAGCACTACGGCCGGCAGATGAGGGAGCGTCGCCGCGGCGGCATCCTGCTGGTCGGCTCGATGTCGGGATATCTGGGCTCGGTGCGTCACACCGTGTACGGCGGGGTGAAGGCTTACGGCCGCATCTTCGCCGAGGGGTTGTGGCTGGAACTGCGTGACCACGGCGTCGACGTGCTGGAGCTGGTGCTCGGCGTCACCCGCACGCCGGCGATGGAGCGGGTCGGCCTGAACTTCGACGTGCCCGGCATGCGGGTGGCAGACCCGGCCGACGTCGCACGCGAAGGGTTGGAGCAGTTGCCGAACGGCCCGGTCTTCGTCGCGGGTGGGAATGCCGAAGATGTTGCGCGACGCAATGATCCGGACCGCACGAAGGTGGTCGCAGGAGCGCACCGGATGATGCAGAAGCTGATGGGGCTGACGTAG
- a CDS encoding TetR family transcriptional regulator, translating to MPRIGEPRAPARPATDDQENRRGAILAAAARLGATKEIDRIGAQEIAADAGVALRTLYRYYPSKHHVFAAVLFAQVSKFRPPPPSGDPAGDIAALMVAACRNLLRHKHLAHAMITSTQIVRAQEDAPDDPTLRELILDIAGVDNPTAEQLRRSRLVQQAAFGILTWTVGGALRPEDALEDVDVACRLLVGDVF from the coding sequence GTGCCGCGGATCGGAGAGCCCAGGGCGCCGGCCCGTCCGGCGACCGATGACCAGGAGAATCGGCGCGGCGCCATCCTCGCCGCGGCCGCCCGATTGGGCGCGACCAAAGAGATCGACCGCATCGGAGCTCAGGAGATCGCCGCCGACGCCGGTGTGGCGCTGCGCACCCTGTACCGCTATTACCCCTCCAAACACCATGTGTTCGCCGCGGTGCTCTTCGCCCAGGTGTCCAAGTTCCGGCCGCCGCCGCCCAGTGGTGATCCGGCCGGAGACATCGCCGCGCTGATGGTGGCGGCCTGTCGGAATCTGTTGCGGCACAAGCATCTTGCGCACGCAATGATCACCTCGACGCAGATCGTCCGCGCGCAGGAGGACGCTCCCGACGATCCCACGCTGCGCGAGCTCATCCTCGACATCGCCGGTGTCGACAACCCCACGGCCGAACAGCTGCGCCGCTCCCGGCTGGTGCAGCAGGCCGCGTTCGGGATCCTCACCTGGACGGTCGGCGGTGCGCTGCGCCCCGAGGACGCCCTCGAAGACGTCGACGTGGCCTGCCGACTACTCGTCGGCGACGTTTTCTGA
- a CDS encoding DMT family transporter yields the protein MTARGWALFAAMSVIWGIPYLLIKVAVDEVSVPVLVFTRSAVGAVLLLPLAVSRQTRALLRRHWKAVAAFAFFEMIAAWLLLSDAERHLTSSLTGLLIAAAPIIAAVLDRLTGGERLGPARLFGLGVGLAGVAVLAGPGLSAGGVWPVIEVLLTATCYAIAPLIAARYLADVPGPALTSACLGLAALVYLAPAALTWPRHALTPHAYAAIATLAGICTALAFVVFFALIREVGATRALLFTYVNPAVALIAGVLLLREPLTWFHIAGLVLILTGSVFASRTIPAGVGSENVADE from the coding sequence GTGACTGCGCGCGGCTGGGCCCTGTTCGCCGCGATGAGCGTCATCTGGGGCATCCCGTATCTGTTGATCAAGGTCGCCGTCGACGAGGTGTCGGTACCGGTGTTGGTGTTCACCCGGTCGGCGGTCGGTGCGGTGCTGCTGTTACCGCTGGCGGTGTCGCGGCAGACCCGCGCGCTGCTTCGCCGGCACTGGAAAGCGGTGGCGGCGTTCGCGTTCTTCGAGATGATCGCCGCGTGGCTGCTGTTGTCGGATGCCGAGCGGCACCTAACGAGCTCGCTCACCGGGCTGCTGATAGCGGCCGCACCCATCATCGCGGCGGTTCTGGACCGGCTGACCGGCGGTGAGCGGCTCGGGCCCGCCCGGTTGTTCGGGCTCGGCGTGGGGCTGGCGGGCGTGGCGGTGCTGGCCGGGCCGGGACTGTCCGCCGGCGGCGTCTGGCCGGTGATCGAGGTGCTGCTGACGGCGACGTGCTACGCGATCGCGCCACTGATCGCCGCGCGGTACCTGGCCGACGTACCGGGCCCGGCGTTGACGTCGGCCTGCCTGGGCCTGGCCGCGCTGGTGTATCTGGCCCCGGCGGCGCTGACCTGGCCGCGGCACGCGTTGACTCCGCACGCGTACGCGGCGATCGCGACGCTGGCCGGTATCTGCACGGCGCTGGCGTTCGTGGTGTTCTTCGCACTGATCAGGGAGGTGGGCGCCACCCGCGCGCTGCTGTTCACCTACGTCAATCCGGCGGTCGCGCTGATCGCCGGGGTGCTGCTGCTGCGCGAACCGCTGACCTGGTTCCACATCGCCGGGCTGGTGCTCATCCTGACCGGCTCCGTGTTCGCGAGCCGGACCATCCCCGCCGGGGTCGGCTCAGAAAACGTCGCCGACGAGTAG
- a CDS encoding replication-associated recombination protein A encodes MSDSLFDVPGDADARISSAAPTSAPLAVRMRPASLDEVVGQENLLRQGSPLRRLVEGSGAASVILYGPPGTGKTTLASLVSQATGRRFEALSALSAGVKEVRAVIDNARRAAAYGEQTVLFIDEVHRFSKTQQDALLAAVENRIVLLVAATTENPSFSVVAPLLSRSLILQLQPLTADSIRTVVLRAIDDPRGLNGAVTVDDDAVDLVVQLSAGDARRALTALEVAAESGEHVTVEVIEQSLDKAAVRYDRDGDQHYDVISAFIKSIRGSDVDAALHYLARMLVAGEDPRFLARRLMILASEDIGMADPTALLTAVAAAQTVALIGMPEAQLTLAHATVHLATAPKSNAVTTALGAAMNDIRSGKAGLVPAHLRDGHYAGAAKLGNAVGYRYPHDDPDGVVPQQYPPDEVVGVDYYKPTNHGAEREIGSRLDKLRAIIRRRR; translated from the coding sequence GTGTCCGACAGCCTGTTCGACGTGCCCGGCGACGCCGACGCCCGGATCAGCTCGGCGGCGCCGACGTCGGCCCCGCTGGCCGTCCGGATGCGTCCGGCCAGCCTGGACGAGGTCGTCGGGCAGGAGAACCTGCTGCGCCAGGGGTCACCGCTGCGCCGCCTGGTCGAAGGCTCCGGCGCCGCGTCGGTGATCCTGTACGGACCGCCCGGCACCGGCAAGACCACGCTCGCGTCGCTGGTGTCGCAGGCCACCGGGCGGCGGTTCGAGGCGCTGTCCGCGCTGAGCGCCGGAGTCAAGGAAGTCCGCGCCGTCATCGACAACGCACGCCGCGCCGCGGCCTACGGTGAGCAGACCGTGCTGTTCATCGACGAGGTGCACCGCTTTTCCAAGACCCAGCAGGACGCCCTGCTGGCGGCGGTGGAGAACCGGATCGTGCTGCTGGTGGCCGCCACCACCGAGAACCCGTCGTTCTCGGTGGTCGCTCCGCTGCTGTCGCGCTCCCTGATCCTGCAGTTGCAGCCGCTGACCGCCGACAGCATCCGCACCGTGGTGTTGCGCGCCATCGACGACCCACGCGGGTTGAACGGCGCGGTCACCGTCGACGATGACGCCGTCGACCTGGTGGTGCAGCTGTCGGCGGGGGACGCTCGACGGGCGCTGACCGCCCTGGAAGTCGCCGCCGAATCCGGCGAGCACGTCACCGTCGAGGTGATCGAGCAGTCTCTGGACAAGGCGGCTGTGCGCTATGACCGCGACGGTGACCAGCACTACGACGTGATCAGCGCGTTCATCAAGTCGATCCGCGGCTCGGACGTCGACGCCGCGCTGCACTATCTGGCGCGGATGCTGGTGGCGGGGGAGGACCCCCGGTTCCTGGCGCGCCGGCTGATGATCCTGGCCAGCGAGGACATCGGGATGGCCGACCCGACAGCGTTGCTGACTGCGGTCGCCGCCGCGCAGACTGTCGCGCTGATCGGTATGCCCGAGGCGCAGCTGACGCTCGCGCACGCGACCGTGCACCTGGCGACCGCGCCGAAATCCAATGCGGTGACCACCGCGCTCGGTGCCGCGATGAACGACATCCGCAGCGGCAAAGCCGGTTTGGTGCCTGCTCATCTGCGCGACGGGCACTACGCCGGCGCGGCCAAGCTCGGCAACGCGGTCGGGTACCGGTATCCGCATGACGACCCCGATGGTGTTGTGCCGCAACAGTATCCACCGGATGAGGTGGTGGGAGTCGACTACTACAAGCCGACGAACCACGGTGCCGAGCGTGAGATCGGCAGTCGGTTGGACAAACTGCGCGCGATCATCCGGCGTAGGCGCTGA
- a CDS encoding antibiotic biosynthesis monooxygenase, with the protein MHARSTTFAARPESIDGGIAVFRDEVMPALQDMAGCIGMSLLTDRESGRCIVTTAWADDAAMHSSADEVRLFRDRAARVLGASPTVDEWEIAAVHRDHRSSAGACVRATWLQARPDQFDQAVAFYKTTVLPEIEQLDGFCSTSMMCDRSTGRAVVSTTYDSQDAMERSRDAARSLRTALLRDLGADQLDVGEFELAIARLRVPELA; encoded by the coding sequence GTGCACGCACGCTCTACCACGTTTGCCGCGCGCCCGGAATCCATCGACGGCGGAATCGCGGTCTTCCGCGACGAGGTGATGCCGGCTCTGCAGGACATGGCCGGATGTATCGGCATGTCACTTCTGACCGACCGCGAATCGGGCCGGTGCATCGTCACCACCGCCTGGGCCGACGATGCGGCCATGCACTCCAGCGCCGACGAGGTCCGACTGTTTCGCGACCGGGCGGCCCGGGTGCTCGGGGCCTCTCCGACGGTGGACGAATGGGAGATCGCCGCCGTGCATCGCGACCACCGTTCCAGCGCGGGTGCCTGTGTGCGGGCCACCTGGCTGCAGGCCAGACCCGACCAGTTCGATCAGGCTGTCGCGTTCTACAAGACGACGGTGCTGCCGGAGATCGAGCAGCTCGACGGGTTCTGCAGTACGAGCATGATGTGCGACCGATCCACCGGCCGCGCCGTGGTGTCGACCACGTACGACAGCCAGGACGCGATGGAACGCAGCCGCGACGCGGCGCGGTCGCTGCGGACCGCATTGCTGCGCGATCTGGGCGCCGACCAACTCGACGTCGGCGAGTTCGAGTTGGCGATCGCCCGGCTGCGGGTCCCGGAACTGGCCTAG
- a CDS encoding secondary thiamine-phosphate synthase enzyme YjbQ, with translation MDTDVLDIDSSRRRIVDLTDEVRSFCRGRGDGLCNVFVPHATAGVAVIETGAGSDHDLLDTLDRLLPRDERYRHSHGSPGHGADHVLPAIVAPSVTVPVADGTPLLGTWQSIVLVDLNRDNPRRSVRLSFVGG, from the coding sequence GTGGACACCGACGTGCTCGACATCGACAGCTCGCGGCGCCGGATCGTCGACCTGACCGACGAGGTGCGGTCGTTCTGCCGCGGCCGCGGGGACGGACTGTGCAACGTGTTCGTGCCGCACGCCACCGCCGGCGTCGCCGTCATCGAAACCGGGGCCGGCTCCGATCACGATCTGCTCGACACCCTGGATCGGCTGCTGCCGCGGGATGAGCGCTACCGCCACTCGCACGGTTCGCCGGGGCACGGCGCCGATCATGTGCTGCCGGCCATCGTCGCGCCGTCGGTGACCGTTCCGGTGGCCGACGGCACGCCGCTGCTGGGCACCTGGCAGAGCATCGTGCTGGTCGACCTGAACCGGGACAATCCGCGACGATCGGTCCGACTGAGCTTCGTCGGCGGCTGA